A single Ketogulonicigenium vulgare WSH-001 DNA region contains:
- a CDS encoding superoxide dismutase: MAFTLPELPYAHDALAAKGMSRETLEYHHDLHHKAYVDNGNKLIAGTEWEGKTLEEIITGTYNATAVAQNGIFNNISQLWNHNQFWEWLSPETVAIPGELEKALTESFGSVAKFKEEFSAAGAAQFGSGWAWLVKDKDGSLKVTKTENGVNPLVFGQTALLGVDVWEHSYYIDFRNKRPAYLTNFLDNLVNWEKVASAL; this comes from the coding sequence ATGGCTTTCACCCTTCCGGAACTTCCCTACGCCCACGACGCACTTGCCGCCAAAGGCATGTCGCGTGAGACGCTGGAATACCACCACGACCTGCACCACAAGGCCTATGTCGACAACGGCAACAAGCTGATCGCCGGCACCGAGTGGGAGGGCAAGACCCTCGAAGAGATCATCACCGGCACCTATAATGCCACTGCTGTTGCGCAAAACGGCATCTTCAACAACATCAGCCAGCTTTGGAACCACAACCAGTTCTGGGAATGGCTGTCGCCCGAAACCGTCGCCATCCCGGGCGAGCTGGAAAAGGCCCTGACCGAGTCCTTTGGTTCGGTTGCCAAGTTCAAAGAAGAGTTCTCGGCCGCTGGTGCCGCCCAATTCGGTTCGGGCTGGGCATGGCTGGTCAAAGACAAAGACGGCAGCCTGAAAGTCACCAAGACCGAAAACGGTGTGAACCCGCTGGTGTTTGGTCAAACCGCATTGCTGGGCGTCGACGTGTGGGAACACTCGTATTACATCGACTTCCGCAACAAGCGTCCGGCCTATCTGACCAACTTCCTCGACAATCTGGTCAACTGGGAAAAGGTTGCGTCGGCGCTTTAA
- a CDS encoding outer membrane protein assembly factor BamB family protein, which translates to MLRRSFLTFTAMGLLAACGSRNQEILPGLRVPLQGAAAAEATAAPSALPAAQVNTAWTHRGGSATHQIGHLALGSNLQSGFVTSIGAGNDRRTRIAAEPVIDGGRIFTMDARARVTALTLQGAEIWRRDVTRAGVSSEAASGGGLAVGGGRLFVTTGFGRLLALSAESGAVLWEQDTDAPGGSSPTVSGNTLYVMGRDGRARAFDAATGLQRWAVIGNGSDAGYIGGAGAAISGDTVVFPFSSSEVMGLFPGGGATRWTNFVAGARPGDAAGAFLTDIAGDPVISGGRVFVGNVSGRIAALNLQNGEELWAVREGAVGRLALVGEALFFVNDQNQLVRRDSRGGALVWRQELPLYQTRRWGGRNTRFVHFGPVIAGGRVIIASSDGMLRQFDATSGALLSEVELASPAATQPIVAQQVLYLVTEDGNLRAFQ; encoded by the coding sequence ATGCTGCGTCGCTCATTTTTGACCTTCACCGCCATGGGCCTGCTGGCCGCCTGTGGCAGCCGTAACCAAGAAATCCTGCCCGGCCTGCGCGTGCCGCTGCAAGGTGCCGCTGCGGCCGAGGCCACGGCCGCGCCCTCGGCGCTGCCGGCGGCGCAGGTGAACACCGCCTGGACCCATCGCGGCGGCAGTGCCACGCACCAGATCGGGCATCTGGCGCTGGGAAGTAATCTGCAGTCGGGTTTTGTCACCTCGATCGGTGCAGGCAATGACCGCCGCACGCGAATCGCGGCCGAACCTGTCATCGATGGCGGTCGCATCTTTACCATGGACGCGCGCGCCCGCGTCACCGCGCTGACGCTGCAAGGGGCCGAGATTTGGCGCCGCGATGTCACCCGCGCGGGCGTCTCGTCCGAGGCGGCCTCGGGCGGCGGTCTGGCGGTCGGCGGCGGGCGTCTGTTCGTCACCACCGGCTTTGGCCGCCTGCTGGCGCTGAGTGCCGAGAGCGGCGCCGTGCTGTGGGAACAAGATACCGATGCGCCGGGCGGCTCGTCGCCGACGGTTTCGGGCAATACGCTGTATGTGATGGGCCGCGATGGCCGCGCGCGCGCCTTTGATGCCGCCACGGGTCTGCAACGTTGGGCGGTGATCGGCAACGGATCGGATGCGGGCTATATTGGCGGCGCGGGCGCGGCAATCAGTGGCGATACGGTGGTGTTTCCGTTCTCGTCCAGCGAAGTCATGGGGCTGTTTCCGGGTGGCGGCGCGACGCGCTGGACCAATTTCGTTGCGGGCGCGCGCCCGGGCGATGCGGCGGGCGCATTCTTGACCGATATCGCAGGCGATCCGGTGATTTCGGGTGGCCGTGTGTTCGTCGGCAATGTTTCAGGCCGGATCGCGGCGCTGAACCTGCAAAACGGCGAAGAACTCTGGGCCGTGCGCGAGGGGGCCGTGGGCCGTCTGGCGCTGGTTGGCGAAGCCTTGTTCTTTGTGAATGACCAAAACCAGCTTGTGCGCCGCGACAGCCGCGGCGGCGCGCTGGTCTGGCGGCAAGAATTGCCGCTGTATCAGACCCGTCGTTGGGGTGGCCGCAACACGCGCTTTGTCCATTTCGGGCCGGTGATCGCGGGTGGCCGTGTCATTATCGCATCCTCGGACGGGATGCTGCGTCAGTTCGATGCGACCAGCGGCGCGCTGCTGTCCGAGGTGGAATTGGCCTCGCCCGCCGCGACCCAACCGATCGTCGCGCAGCAGGTGCTGTATCTGGTCACCGAGGATGGCAATCTGCGCGCCTTTCAATAG
- a CDS encoding TIGR00730 family Rossman fold protein, whose product MALTKKSICVYCGSRYGTLAHYAELASATGAMIARNDWGLIYGAGDVGLMGLVASATQEAGGAAVGVIPTHLMKREVGRRQLDQLIITETMHERKKVMFMNADAIVVLPGGAGTLDEYFEVLTWRQIGLHQKPIFLLNVDGFWDPLVQLLENIVAQGFAESSLLSYTTVVNTVEEIEAALKPYFAA is encoded by the coding sequence ATGGCGCTGACCAAGAAATCAATCTGCGTATACTGCGGCTCTCGCTATGGCACGCTGGCGCATTATGCAGAACTGGCCAGTGCCACGGGTGCGATGATCGCGCGCAATGACTGGGGCCTGATTTACGGCGCGGGCGATGTCGGCCTGATGGGCCTTGTCGCCAGCGCCACACAAGAGGCCGGCGGCGCGGCCGTGGGCGTCATCCCCACCCATCTGATGAAGCGCGAGGTTGGTCGCCGCCAACTGGATCAGCTGATCATCACCGAGACGATGCATGAACGCAAAAAGGTCATGTTCATGAACGCGGATGCCATCGTCGTCCTGCCCGGCGGCGCAGGCACGCTGGACGAGTATTTCGAGGTGCTGACCTGGCGCCAGATCGGCCTGCACCAAAAGCCGATCTTTTTGCTGAATGTCGACGGGTTCTGGGACCCGCTGGTGCAGCTTTTGGAAAACATCGTGGCGCAGGGCTTTGCCGAAAGCAGCCTGCTGTCCTACACCACGGTGGTGAACACGGTCGAAGAGATCGAAGCCGCGCTGAAGCCTTACTTCGCGGCGTGA
- the rarD gene encoding EamA family transporter RarD yields MRDLQQSSGVLALIGTYLLWGFIAIYFGAVSHVPPMEVLAYRVFWAAVFYGLILLVQGRFSEVPTAMRDPRKLRLMLLAGLMIAANWLLFIFAVSNGHATEASIGYYILPLIAAVTGFAVFREKLGRWQIVALLIAASGVLVLTLGLGRAPWVSLLLAGTFVIYNVIKRTLKDVPSLVSVMAEVILLVIPAALYLVFFGETLWQAPLSPAWWQDQLLLMLAGPITAIPLILFGYGAQRVSMATTGIISYMNPTMQLLVATLYFHEALTIWHGVALALIWLALAVYTGASLRAHHAAK; encoded by the coding sequence ATGCGCGACTTGCAGCAATCCTCGGGCGTTCTGGCCCTGATCGGCACCTATCTGCTCTGGGGCTTTATCGCGATCTATTTCGGGGCGGTCTCGCATGTGCCGCCGATGGAAGTGCTGGCCTATCGCGTGTTCTGGGCGGCAGTGTTTTATGGGTTGATCCTGCTGGTGCAGGGGCGGTTCAGCGAAGTGCCCACGGCCATGCGCGATCCGCGCAAGCTGCGGCTGATGCTGCTGGCCGGGCTGATGATCGCCGCGAACTGGCTGCTGTTCATCTTTGCCGTCAGCAATGGCCACGCGACCGAGGCCTCGATCGGTTATTACATCCTGCCGCTGATCGCCGCTGTCACCGGCTTTGCCGTCTTTCGCGAAAAGCTGGGGCGCTGGCAGATCGTCGCACTGCTGATCGCGGCCAGCGGCGTGCTGGTGCTGACGCTGGGCCTTGGGCGCGCGCCATGGGTCAGCCTGCTGCTGGCGGGCACGTTCGTCATCTATAATGTGATCAAAAGAACGCTAAAGGATGTGCCCTCGCTGGTCTCGGTGATGGCCGAGGTGATCTTGCTGGTCATTCCCGCCGCGCTTTATCTGGTGTTTTTCGGCGAGACGCTGTGGCAAGCGCCGCTGTCGCCCGCCTGGTGGCAGGATCAACTGCTGCTGATGTTGGCGGGGCCGATTACGGCCATTCCGCTGATCTTGTTCGGTTATGGCGCGCAACGGGTCAGTATGGCCACAACGGGGATCATCTCTTACATGAACCCCACGATGCAACTCCTTGTTGCAACGCTTTATTTCCACGAGGCGCTGACGATCTGGCACGGTGTCGCACTGGCGCTGATCTGGCTGGCCCTTGCGGTCTATACCGGGGCCAGCCTGCGGGCGCATCACGCCGCGAAGTAA
- a CDS encoding LysM peptidoglycan-binding domain-containing protein, with the protein MSKTVKIILGLLAAAVAFVVLILFGTSARMTPGTQVPAAAAEAPAVAPPETATAEADTAEQQSAAATPDPAADAAPEPEPVADEPAAQPAQDAPRLDVVRLAGDGLAVVAGNAAPGSDVTIVVDGAPSTTVTASADGSFAGVVDIGASDAPRVIGLQTETADGPVASLSEAILAPNPPAAAPEPVEVADGEAAGQVPTEGEPADEPAEQLPVQQAAPTILITDADGARVIAAPAPLSADAPAQLLQTISYNAAGNVLLSGRAAGVGGRVAIYVDNVLLGFAAVADDGSWSLQHDGIDPGRHTLRVDWLDTEGRVRNRVETPFLREDEGALAQAVATEATAATTGIASRTVQPGNTLWAIARERYGSGILYVQVFEANRDRIRDPDLIYPGQIFDLPDLPESPDRPATP; encoded by the coding sequence GTGTCAAAGACGGTGAAAATTATCCTTGGGTTGCTGGCGGCTGCGGTTGCCTTTGTGGTGCTGATCCTGTTCGGCACAAGCGCGCGCATGACGCCCGGCACCCAAGTTCCCGCAGCAGCAGCAGAGGCACCCGCCGTCGCACCGCCAGAAACAGCAACCGCTGAGGCCGATACGGCCGAGCAACAGTCCGCCGCCGCAACGCCTGATCCGGCTGCGGATGCTGCGCCCGAACCTGAGCCCGTCGCGGATGAACCCGCCGCCCAGCCCGCACAGGACGCGCCGCGCCTTGATGTCGTGCGTCTGGCCGGAGATGGTCTGGCTGTTGTCGCCGGAAATGCCGCACCGGGCAGTGATGTGACGATTGTGGTGGATGGCGCGCCATCGACCACGGTGACCGCCAGCGCGGATGGCAGTTTTGCTGGCGTTGTCGATATCGGCGCCAGCGATGCGCCGCGCGTCATCGGCTTGCAAACAGAAACGGCCGACGGTCCCGTTGCCAGCTTGTCCGAGGCGATCCTTGCGCCGAACCCGCCCGCAGCAGCGCCTGAACCTGTCGAAGTGGCTGATGGTGAGGCGGCGGGTCAAGTGCCGACCGAAGGCGAACCCGCAGATGAACCCGCAGAACAATTGCCGGTGCAACAGGCCGCGCCGACGATCCTGATCACCGATGCCGATGGTGCGCGCGTGATCGCCGCGCCTGCGCCGCTCTCTGCCGATGCGCCGGCGCAGCTGCTGCAGACAATCTCCTATAATGCCGCCGGGAATGTGCTGCTGTCCGGCCGCGCTGCCGGTGTCGGTGGGCGCGTTGCGATCTATGTCGATAACGTGCTGCTGGGCTTTGCCGCGGTCGCCGATGACGGCAGTTGGAGCCTGCAACACGACGGCATCGACCCCGGTCGCCACACGTTGCGCGTCGATTGGCTGGACACGGAGGGCCGTGTGCGCAACCGTGTCGAGACGCCTTTCCTGCGCGAGGACGAAGGCGCGCTGGCGCAGGCCGTTGCAACCGAGGCCACTGCCGCCACCACCGGCATCGCCAGCCGCACCGTGCAACCCGGCAATACGCTCTGGGCTATTGCGCGCGAACGTTACGGCAGCGGCATTCTTTATGTGCAGGTGTTCGAGGCGAACCGCGACCGCATCCGCGATCCCGATCTGATCTATCCGGGCCAGATTTTCGACCTGCCGGATCTGCCGGAATCGCCCGATCGCCCTGCGACGCCGTAA
- a CDS encoding ABCB family ABC transporter ATP-binding protein/permease, with product MHRPRISITDASAKPVQGLSILRRVLPYLWPDGANWVKYRVVAALVLLMIAKLITVATPLFYKWAVDSLSGVVSGPAGMMALGAVGLTVAYGGARLLTVGFQQLRDAVFVRVGQRSLRIIAGQAFAHMHQLSMRYHITRKTGGLSRIMERGIKGVDFLLRMFVFSLGPLVLELVLVCATLFFLFDVRFLLVVAGTIAAYIVYTLLATEWRVRIRRKMNEQDNDANQKAIDSLLNFETVKYFDAETREVNRYDSAMEKYEDAAVKTGVSLAALNFGQSLIITLGLTAVMVLAAMGVQDGTMTVGDFVMVNAYMIQVTQPLNFLGTIYREIRQALVDMGQLFDLMGEAAEVKDKPGAPALRITGGEIRFEDVRFHYAPDREILKGVSFTVPAGKTLALVGATGSGKSTIGRLLFRFYDVTGGRILIDGQDIRDVTQESLHRAIGVVPQDTVLFNDTIGYNIGYGRAGATQAQIEDAARAAQVHDFIASLPEGYETQVGERGLKLSGGEKQRVGIARTLLKDAPLLLLDEATSALDTNTEMGVQEVLARAEAGRTTISIAHRLSTIADADEIIVLDHGAVVERGSHGGLLAQNGRYAQLWAHQQASDQD from the coding sequence ATGCACAGGCCGCGTATTTCAATCACTGACGCTTCGGCAAAGCCGGTGCAGGGCCTTTCCATCCTGCGGCGCGTGCTGCCCTATTTGTGGCCCGATGGCGCGAATTGGGTGAAATACCGGGTGGTTGCGGCCCTTGTCCTGCTGATGATCGCGAAACTGATCACGGTTGCGACGCCTTTGTTTTACAAATGGGCGGTCGATAGCCTGTCGGGCGTGGTCAGCGGGCCCGCGGGCATGATGGCGCTGGGGGCGGTGGGCCTGACCGTCGCATATGGCGGCGCGCGTCTGCTGACGGTCGGCTTTCAGCAGCTGCGCGATGCGGTCTTTGTGCGCGTCGGCCAGCGGTCGCTGCGGATCATCGCGGGACAGGCCTTTGCGCATATGCATCAACTTTCGATGCGCTATCACATCACGCGCAAGACCGGCGGCCTTAGCCGCATTATGGAGCGCGGGATCAAAGGCGTCGACTTCCTGCTGCGGATGTTCGTCTTTTCGCTGGGGCCCTTGGTGCTGGAGCTGGTGCTGGTCTGCGCCACCTTATTCTTTCTGTTCGACGTGCGTTTCCTGCTGGTCGTTGCGGGCACGATTGCCGCCTATATCGTGTATACATTGCTGGCGACCGAATGGCGCGTCCGCATCCGCCGCAAGATGAACGAGCAGGACAATGACGCCAATCAAAAGGCCATCGACAGTCTGCTGAACTTTGAAACGGTGAAATATTTCGACGCCGAGACGCGCGAAGTGAACCGCTATGATTCGGCGATGGAGAAATATGAGGATGCCGCCGTCAAAACTGGTGTCTCGCTGGCCGCGCTGAATTTTGGCCAATCGCTGATCATCACCCTTGGCCTGACCGCCGTCATGGTGCTGGCCGCGATGGGGGTGCAGGATGGCACGATGACGGTTGGCGATTTCGTCATGGTCAACGCCTATATGATCCAGGTCACCCAGCCGCTGAACTTCCTTGGCACGATCTATCGCGAAATCCGGCAGGCTCTGGTCGATATGGGTCAGTTGTTCGATCTGATGGGCGAGGCGGCCGAGGTCAAGGACAAGCCGGGCGCGCCCGCGCTGCGGATCACCGGCGGCGAAATCCGCTTTGAGGACGTCCGCTTTCACTATGCCCCGGATCGCGAGATTTTGAAGGGCGTCAGTTTCACCGTGCCCGCGGGCAAAACGCTGGCGCTGGTCGGCGCGACGGGATCGGGGAAATCCACCATCGGGCGGCTGTTGTTCCGGTTCTATGACGTGACGGGCGGACGCATCTTGATCGACGGCCAAGATATTCGTGACGTGACCCAGGAATCGCTGCACCGCGCCATCGGTGTGGTGCCGCAAGACACCGTGCTGTTCAACGACACCATCGGCTATAACATCGGCTATGGTCGCGCAGGCGCCACGCAGGCGCAGATCGAGGATGCTGCCCGCGCCGCGCAAGTCCATGATTTCATTGCCAGCCTGCCCGAAGGCTATGAGACGCAGGTGGGCGAGCGGGGCTTGAAACTCTCGGGCGGGGAAAAGCAGCGCGTGGGTATTGCCCGCACGCTTTTGAAAGATGCGCCGCTGTTGCTGCTGGACGAGGCGACATCTGCACTCGACACCAATACCGAGATGGGCGTGCAAGAGGTGCTGGCGCGGGCCGAGGCGGGGCGCACCACGATTTCCATCGCGCACCGCCTGTCCACCATTGCCGACGCCGACGAGATCATCGTTCTGGATCACGGCGCGGTGGTCGAACGCGGCAGTCATGGCGGGCTTTTGGCCCAGAACGGCCGCTATGCCCAGCTATGGGCGCATCAGCAAGCTTCCGACCAAGACTGA
- the gmk gene encoding guanylate kinase, which yields MTDMTTPRQAAPRQGLLIILSSPSGAGKSTLSRRLMAWDETLRFSVSATTRAPRAGEVDGEHYHFMTRDGFGQLIATDQMLEHAEVFGNYYGSPRGPVEMAMAQGRDTLFDIDWQGGQQIRNSPLGAAVVSIFILPPSIAELESRLRARAQDSEEVIAKRMRESMNEISHWAEYDYVLVNEDLDQAEAQLITIIQAERARRSRQPWLNGFTRGLQQEFTLRGTSS from the coding sequence ATGACCGACATGACCACGCCGCGCCAAGCCGCCCCGCGTCAGGGGCTTTTGATCATCTTGTCCTCGCCTTCGGGCGCGGGAAAATCGACGCTGTCGCGCCGTCTGATGGCCTGGGATGAGACGCTGCGATTCTCGGTCTCGGCCACGACGCGTGCGCCGCGGGCGGGCGAGGTGGATGGCGAACATTACCATTTCATGACGCGCGACGGCTTTGGCCAGTTGATCGCCACCGATCAGATGCTGGAGCATGCCGAGGTCTTTGGCAATTATTACGGCAGCCCGCGCGGTCCGGTGGAAATGGCGATGGCGCAGGGCCGCGATACGCTGTTCGACATCGACTGGCAGGGCGGGCAACAGATCCGCAACTCGCCGCTGGGGGCGGCTGTTGTGTCGATTTTCATCCTGCCTCCCTCGATTGCCGAGCTGGAAAGCCGTCTGCGCGCGCGCGCGCAAGACAGCGAAGAGGTGATCGCGAAACGTATGCGCGAAAGCATGAACGAAATCAGCCATTGGGCGGAATACGATTACGTGCTGGTCAACGAGGATCTGGATCAGGCCGAGGCGCAGCTGATCACCATCATTCAGGCCGAACGCGCCCGTCGCAGCCGCCAACCTTGGCTGAATGGCTTTACGCGCGGTCTTCAGCAGGAATTTACATTGCGTGGCACGTCGTCATAA
- a CDS encoding PAS domain-containing protein, whose translation MHGTPHAHQYRCQGSEEIRRSFAALEFYWQRLRGAASAPALYDFDPSQVDAVLPYSLVIEAIAPGLTRVRVAGTEIDKLFDGDVRGMPFSALFQGGARAHLQDLTEQVLTQPAVIEANIRMGRARGQMMMLPLASSEGQVTRAICAMIFEDTDSRGLHRCSFDGLPERIAPIHGADKARFTPIAQAPALRLVKTGAAVATRRASRRDHLRLVVRND comes from the coding sequence ATGCACGGCACGCCTCATGCGCATCAGTATCGTTGCCAAGGAAGCGAGGAAATTCGCCGCTCGTTCGCGGCCTTGGAATTCTATTGGCAGCGCCTGCGCGGGGCCGCCAGCGCGCCCGCGCTTTATGACTTTGATCCCTCGCAGGTTGACGCCGTTCTGCCCTATTCGCTGGTGATCGAGGCCATCGCCCCCGGCCTGACGCGCGTGCGCGTCGCCGGCACCGAAATCGACAAGCTGTTCGACGGCGATGTGCGCGGCATGCCCTTTTCCGCGCTGTTTCAGGGCGGTGCGCGGGCACATTTGCAGGACTTGACCGAACAGGTGCTGACGCAGCCCGCTGTGATCGAGGCGAATATCCGCATGGGTCGCGCGCGCGGCCAGATGATGATGTTGCCGCTGGCCAGCAGCGAGGGTCAGGTGACCCGCGCCATCTGCGCCATGATTTTCGAGGATACCGACAGTCGCGGGCTGCATCGCTGCAGCTTTGACGGCCTGCCCGAGCGGATCGCCCCGATTCACGGCGCGGATAAGGCGCGCTTTACGCCGATCGCGCAGGCGCCTGCCCTGCGTCTGGTTAAAACCGGCGCCGCAGTTGCGACGCGCCGGGCCAGCCGCAGGGATCACCTGCGACTGGTTGTGCGAAACGACTGA
- a CDS encoding sensor histidine kinase, with protein MPDNLNAIIGALDLPALIISPEGQIIAHNAAARDLIGMDMVGLPHAAVLRQPAVSAAVDLVLSGAPESRARLTQRGASRDSIWQMRAAAFEGQRRAILVTFTDLTAVEEANQIRRDFVANVSHELRTPLTAIMGFIETLRGPARDDPGVRGRFLDIMEREANRMVQLVDGLLSLSRVEVDERVRPTTPVDLKALAEETIAALEPLAAQGNNTVTLHAEPGNWIVPGDIGQLHQVLRNLVQNALKYGGPDKNVVIALHPAQFDVALRATAVRIDVQDEGPGIEAHHIPRLTERFYRVDAHRARTVGGSGLGLAIVKHIVNRHRGRLAISSTPEKGSTFSVLLPQE; from the coding sequence ATGCCCGACAATCTGAACGCCATCATTGGCGCGCTGGATTTGCCCGCTTTGATTATCTCGCCCGAGGGTCAGATCATCGCGCATAACGCGGCGGCGCGGGATTTGATCGGGATGGATATGGTCGGGCTGCCCCATGCGGCGGTGCTGCGCCAGCCTGCGGTCAGTGCTGCGGTTGATCTGGTGCTGTCGGGCGCGCCTGAATCGCGGGCGCGACTGACCCAGCGCGGTGCCTCGCGCGATTCGATCTGGCAGATGCGCGCCGCCGCATTCGAGGGGCAGCGCCGCGCCATTTTGGTGACCTTTACCGATCTGACCGCAGTCGAGGAGGCGAACCAGATCCGCCGCGATTTCGTCGCCAATGTCAGCCACGAGCTGCGCACCCCGCTGACCGCGATCATGGGCTTTATCGAGACATTGCGCGGCCCCGCCCGCGATGACCCCGGCGTGCGCGGCCGTTTTCTGGATATTATGGAGCGCGAGGCCAACCGTATGGTGCAGCTGGTCGATGGCCTGCTTTCGCTGTCGCGGGTCGAGGTGGATGAACGCGTCCGCCCGACGACACCCGTGGATCTCAAGGCGCTGGCCGAAGAAACCATTGCCGCGCTAGAGCCTTTGGCCGCGCAGGGCAATAATACAGTCACCCTGCACGCCGAACCCGGCAATTGGATTGTCCCCGGCGATATCGGGCAGTTGCATCAGGTGCTGCGCAATCTGGTGCAGAATGCGCTGAAATACGGCGGGCCGGACAAGAATGTCGTGATCGCGTTGCATCCGGCGCAGTTCGATGTGGCTTTGCGCGCGACAGCCGTACGGATCGACGTGCAGGACGAAGGCCCGGGGATCGAGGCGCACCACATTCCCCGCCTGACCGAGCGGTTCTATCGCGTCGATGCGCATCGCGCCCGCACCGTGGGCGGCAGCGGCCTTGGCCTTGCGATCGTCAAGCATATCGTGAACCGCCACCGCGGCCGGTTGGCGATTTCCAGCACACCCGAAAAGGGCAGCACGTTCAGCGTGCTATTGCCGCAAGAGTGA
- a CDS encoding class II 3-deoxy-7-phosphoheptulonate synthase, translated as MTEWQKAGWRNLPRVQMPDYLDSAQLANVESRLASYPPLVFAGEARRLKSLLAQVSRGEAFLLQGGDCAESFSAFSADNIRDTFKVMLQMAVVLTYGAKVPVVKVGRMAGQFAKPRSAPTEAIGGIELPSYRGDIINGFDFNEGARVPDPERMLQAYLQSAATLSLLRAFSTGGYADVRKVHAWTLGFTGAPEAGKYREMANRISDALDFIEAAGIRDEAAHVLQTVEFFTSHEALLLEYEEALTRVDSTTGKWLAGSGHMVWIGDRTRQPDGAHVEYCAGVQNPIGLKCGPSMTSDDLKRLLERLNPQNEAGRLTLIARFGAGKVGDHLPRLIQTVQSEGADVVWTCDPMHGNTIKSTTGYKTRPVDSVMREVREFFAIHNAEGTIPGGVHFEMTGSDVTECTGGVRAVTDEDLSDRYHTACDPRLNASQSLELAFLVAEELSNRRSAVARQLAV; from the coding sequence ATGACCGAGTGGCAAAAAGCCGGCTGGCGCAACCTTCCTCGCGTACAGATGCCCGACTATCTCGACAGCGCGCAGCTGGCGAATGTCGAGTCCCGCCTTGCCTCTTATCCCCCCTTGGTTTTTGCGGGCGAGGCGCGCCGCCTGAAATCGCTGCTGGCGCAAGTCTCGCGCGGCGAGGCGTTCTTGCTGCAAGGCGGCGATTGCGCGGAAAGTTTCTCGGCGTTTTCGGCGGATAACATCCGCGATACGTTCAAGGTGATGCTGCAAATGGCGGTCGTGCTGACCTATGGCGCCAAGGTGCCGGTGGTGAAAGTCGGCCGTATGGCGGGCCAATTCGCCAAGCCGCGCTCGGCCCCGACCGAGGCGATCGGCGGCATCGAGCTGCCCAGCTATCGCGGTGACATCATTAACGGCTTTGATTTCAATGAGGGCGCGCGCGTGCCTGACCCCGAGCGGATGCTGCAAGCCTATCTGCAATCGGCCGCCACGCTGAGCCTGCTGCGCGCCTTTTCGACCGGTGGTTATGCCGATGTGCGCAAGGTCCATGCCTGGACGCTGGGCTTTACCGGCGCGCCCGAGGCGGGCAAGTACCGCGAGATGGCCAACCGCATTTCCGACGCGCTCGATTTCATCGAGGCCGCCGGTATCCGCGACGAGGCCGCCCATGTGCTGCAAACGGTTGAATTCTTTACCAGCCACGAAGCGCTGCTGCTGGAATATGAAGAGGCGCTGACCCGCGTCGATTCGACCACCGGCAAATGGCTGGCAGGTTCGGGCCATATGGTCTGGATCGGCGACCGCACGCGTCAACCCGATGGTGCGCATGTTGAATATTGCGCCGGTGTGCAAAACCCGATCGGTCTGAAATGCGGCCCCTCGATGACGTCGGATGATCTGAAACGCCTGCTCGAGCGTCTGAACCCGCAAAACGAGGCGGGCCGTCTGACGCTGATCGCACGCTTTGGCGCGGGCAAGGTCGGCGACCACCTGCCGCGTCTGATCCAAACCGTTCAGTCCGAGGGTGCGGATGTCGTCTGGACCTGTGACCCGATGCACGGCAACACGATCAAATCGACCACCGGCTATAAAACCCGTCCGGTCGATTCCGTGATGCGCGAAGTGCGTGAGTTCTTTGCCATCCATAATGCCGAGGGCACCATCCCCGGCGGCGTGCATTTCGAGATGACCGGCTCGGACGTGACCGAATGCACCGGCGGCGTGCGCGCGGTCACCGACGAAGATCTGTCGGACCGTTACCACACCGCTTGCGATCCGCGCCTGAACGCCAGCCAATCGCTGGAGCTGGCCTTCCTTGTCGCCGAAGAACTCTCCAACCGCCGCAGCGCCGTGGCGCGGCAGTTGGCGGTCTGA